A genomic region of Pseudochaenichthys georgianus chromosome 12, fPseGeo1.2, whole genome shotgun sequence contains the following coding sequences:
- the LOC117456347 gene encoding E3 ubiquitin/ISG15 ligase TRIM25-like, translated as MAQQGSQRDKDKLCCSICLDLLKGPVTIPCGHSYCLSCIKNYWDEENQKHVYSCPQCRQTFEPRPVLMKSTVLAELVEEVKNKKTDVKASPADHCYAGPGDVGCDFCTGRKQKALKSCLQCLVSYCEQHLQPHYESPAFGKHKLVDPSNKMQEIICTRHNEVMKIFCRTDQQCICFLCSMDEHKGHDTVSAAAEISKKQKELGVSRQNIQQRIQKREKDVKLLQKEVEAINLSADKAVIDSEKIVTDVKQQIRSRQESEVAHVNNLQEKLQEEIAELSRKDTELDRLSHTEDHTQFLQSYSRLSCLSEATDSSSITAHSLKYTEDVTAAVSEVRDKLLDIVSEERSTMLLTETPETEPKNRTEFLKNACDIRLDQNTKSKHIWFDSGQMATFYLNTDEWCGHPDSFSDWAQVLCRESLTGCCYWEVEVGGSVFVAVAYKSISRKGDESAFGNNGKSWALECSNDGYEFRHNTIRTSISGPWSSRVGVYLDHSAGVLSFYSVAETMTLLHRVQTTFTEPLCPGFGLYRDDASVGICEDLNTGDSNP; from the coding sequence ATGGCGCAGCAAGGAAGTCAGCGGGACAAGGACAAACTCTGCTGTTCCATCTGTCTGGATCTACTGAAGGGTCCGGTGACTATTCCCTGTGGACACAGCTACTGTTTGAGCTGTATTAAAAACTACTGGGATGAAGAgaatcagaaacatgtgtacagcTGTCCTCAGTGCAGACAGACCTTTGAACCGAGGCCTGTCCTGATGAAAAGCACCGTGTTGGCAGAGTTAGTGGAGGaagtgaagaacaagaagacagACGTCAAAGCGTCTCCAGCTGATCACTGCTATGCTGGACCTGGAGATGTGGGATGTGATTTCTGCACTGGGAGAAAACAGAAAGCTCTGAAGTCCTGTCTGCAGTGTCTGGTCTCTTACTGTGAGCAGCACCTCCAGCCTCACTATGAATCCCCTGCCTTTGGAAAACACAAGCTGGTCGACCCCTCCAACAAGATGCAGGAGATCATCTGCACTCGTCACAATGAGGTGATGAAGATTTTCTGCCGCACCGATCAGCAGTGTATCTgctttctctgctccatggatGAACATAAAGGCCACGACACAGTTTCAGCTGCAGCAGAAATCAGCAAGAAGCAGAAAGAGCTCGGGGTAAGTCGTCAAAACATCCAGCAGAGAATccagaagagagagaaagatgtgAAGCTGCTTCAGAAGGAGGTGGAGGCCATCAATCTCTCTGCTGATAAAGCAGTGATTGACAGCGAGAAGATCGTCACAGATGTGAAGCAGCAGATCAGATCTCGTCAGGAATCTGAAGTGGCTCACGTCAACAATCTTCAGGAGAAGCTGCAGGAGGAGATCGCTGAGCTCAGCAGGAAGGACACCGAGCTGGACCGACTTTCACACACAGAGGACCACACCCAGTTCCTGCAGAGTTACAGCAGGTTATCATGTCTGAGTGAAGCTACAGACTCCTCCAGCATCACGGCTCATTCCCTGAAGTACACTGAGGACGTGACTGCAGCTGTGTCAGAGGTCAGAGATAAACTACTGGATATTGTTAGTGAGGAACGGTCCACGATGTTATTAACAGAGACTCCAGAGACAGAGCCCAAGAACAGGACTGAATTCCTCAAAAATGCGTGTGATATCAGACTGGATCAGAACACAAAGAGCAAACATATCTGGTTTGATTCTGGCCAAATGGCCACATTCTACTTGAATACCGATGAATGGTGTGGTCACCCAGACAGTTTCTCTGACTGGGCTCAGGTTTTGTGTAGAGAGAGTCTGACTGGATGTTGTTACTGGGAGGTGGAGGTAGGAGGGAGTGTTTTTGTAGCAGTTGCATACAAGAGTATTAGCAGAAAAGGAGATGAAAGTGCATTTGGAAACAATGGCAAGTCTTGGGCTTTGGAGTGTTCCAATGACGGTTATGAATTCAGACATAACACAATCAGAACATCGATCTCAGGTCCTTGGTCCTCCAGAGTAGGAGTGTACCTGGATCACAGTGCAGGCGTTCTCTCCTTCTACAGCGTCGCTGAAACCAtgactctcctccacagagtCCAGACCACATTCACTGAGCCGCTCTGTCCTGGGTTTGGTCTGTATAGGGATGATGCCTCTGTTGGAATCTGTGAAGATTTAAACACAGGAGACTCAAACCCATAG